The genome window gtttttctccgatttttgtttatcaatAGTTTAGAacattatccattactattaggctATTACCTGAGTCTCTATTAAAGtaacgctacgggcaccaacttgtttaccaacttttggatactaacacatgtggcacatgacatggcaacctatgtcatttgccacctcatttattttaattacataatttattatataaataaaagaattttttttctttttcttttttcttttttcttttttcggtgtgaaattcttttatttatattacaaattatgtaattaaaataaataaggtggcagatgacataggttgccatgtcatgtgccacatgtgttggtattcaaaagttggtaaacaagttggtgtcCGTAGCGTTATTGCTCTATTATcccattttgagtttttacttttctagagttattacccatataaagaatttcGCACTTTAACGTTTAATACTcgttgtatttttcatgtttaatacacttggtttttacaaaattttcaataacacctacaaaattcacgtattatacacataatttttgCATATTAAAGTTCATTTAGCAATACTCTAACTTTTTCACTTAACACTGTATTATTCCCATTACAAGAAAGTTTTTCTTCCACCTTCACGTGCAACTTTTCCTCATGTACGCCTGCATAAAAACGTCACCTCTTATGTCACATTCTTTTCTAGTGAAAAGAAGTCACACGAACCACTCACTCAAAGTTGAAaatcatataaaatatatatatgtgtgtgtatggCACCGCAAAGACCACAATACATGCATTTCATGCGTCAGAGCTGAACTCACTTCTGTATAATACGTTTGCTACAGAATTATTGAGTATCACCTCGAACGTACACACACAAGTCCTCACTTAGCCACAAACAACTGGCGGCAGAAAGCAGTGACTGGTTTTGATTGAGAAGGACAAAGATCCTTTgtttttagccaaaaaatCACAGGCTAAAATTGTGGAAGGAAATGAATGGACTTGGGACAAGGCGTTCCTCCAGTTTCACACATTTAACCCATTTCCTAGCTCCTTTCCAAacaattcttctctcttctctctctcacacacacacacacatacacacacacacacaaaaatggAAGTCTCAGTTGCGGCCAGTGTTGCACTACGTGTTGTTTGGGTGAGCGTAATAATTACATCGGCATGGAGGGTGCTGAACTGGGTGTGGCTGAGGCCAAAGAAGCTAGAAAGATGTCTAAGGCAGCAAGGTTTGGCGGGCAACTCGTACAGGCTTTTGATAGGAGACACGAAGGAAAGCTCCATGATGCTGAAAGAAGCAAAATCTAAACCCATGGACCTCTCCCATGATTTAGCGCCACGTGTCCTCCCCTTTGTTCATCAATCCATGAACACTTATGGTATGCCAACTACATCTTTTGACATTTCAATTTACTACTAGGGATCCCAATTGGTAAGGGTCTTTGCAGGGCTTCGATCTTATGGGTCAGGTATGAAGGATGAAAAACAGGTATGGTGACGAGTATGAGGAATTTTTCGGGTATGGTGTTCTACCTCTATAATGATGATGTCTTGGACATGTATTAATTATTTGTTAAACGGTCTTAGATTTtagttaataaaaattgaattgacAGATATATTGTGCTCATAGTGCCTTTTTCTCATTCAACAAAGtattttttattggtttttttattttttttttccgttaTGGGGTGAGTCAAGAATTCATTTCCCAACAAAGGTAGGGATGGAAGAAAAATCCTTAACGGAAATGAGGATGGAAATGGTATACCCACTCTCGATTTGACCCATTATTATCCCTATTTACTACCTTCATATGTACGACTATAGTTATCCTTCCAAAAAATTCTAATGTGTTATCTCATATATATTGTTGGATAATTAATTGAAActgttaatttttatttaaatgtgtgGATGTAATTTACAATCTAGCTTTCTAGATCAACAATCACATCGGTATCCTTTCGTTCAGTAACCTTTAGAAACCGTCGAAAACCTCTGATTCTTGATAAATgtaggatttatttatttatctttatgGTTTATCTTGGTAATGGATATATACGGTACCTGTAAATAATTAACTTGATATATTTGCCAATATGTGTAAATAATTTCTTATAAGTTTTATTgtgataaaacaaaaaataatgcagGTAAGAATTCTTTTATTTGGATTGGCCCCACACCAAGAGTGAACATCAGTAATCCAGAGGATGTGAAAGATATATTTGCAAAATATGAAGATTTTCAGAAGCCAGTAAAAAATCCACTGGTGAAGTTGCTAGCAACAGGTCTTGCAAACTATGAGGGCGAGAAATGGGCAAAACACCGTAAAATCATCAACCCGGCATTCCATTCAGAGAAGCTAAAGGTACTACATAGATACTATTGTcaatattcattcaaatatcTGGAGATTTAACAGTTAATTTACTGAGTAATTTCCAAATACTCGTATTGTACTGCGTATGTTACCGgcattttcctttgttttctaCAGCGTATGTTACCAGCATTTCACCAAAGTTGTAGTGAGTTGATTGAAGAATGGGAGAGCTTGGCGTCTAAAGAGGGTTCATGCGAGTTAGATGTTTGGcattatcttcaaaatttgacAGCTGATGTGATTTCTCGAACAGCATTTGGGAGTAGCTatgaagaaggaaggaaaatatTTCAACTCTTGAAAGACCAAGCACAACTTACAATAAAAGCtatacaaagtgtttacaTTCCAGGATGGaggtaaataaataaacaatataaaaaaacccgTTTGCGATTAGACAGTAACTATAGTTAGATCAATTATTTTTACCATTGAGGAAGTTGTTCGTTTGGTGCAGGTTTCTACCTACTAGGATGAACAAGAGGATGAAAGAGATTGACAAGGAAATAAAAGGTTCACTGATGGgcattataaataaaagagaagaggCAATTAGGGTGGGTGAAGCGACTAAAGATGACCTATTGGGGATACTTATGGATTCCAACTTGAAGGAAATTCGAGAAAATGGGAACACCAAGAACGTTGGGATGAGCATTGAGGATGTGATTGAAGAGTGCAAGCTGTTTTACTTTGCGGGTCAAGAGACCACTTCAGTGTTGCTTGTTTGGACACTGGTTTTGCTCAGTCAAAATCAGGATTGGCAATCTCGTGCAAGAGATGAGGTTTTGCAAGTGTTTGGAAGCAATAAACCAGACTTTGATGGGCTAAGTCACCTCAAAGTTGTAAGtatttacaatatatatatcactTCACACTTTTACTTTGAAAGATTTCCTTGcataacaaaaaacaaacaaagaaaagtaatcaaatatatttttatgtttctcatataaaaaataggaatAAAAACATTTTCGTAATAGTTAATAAGCTTTCCACGTGGTACCTCATTCCCCTAACAATTGTACTATCATTTTTAGGGCCTGAATAAGCGAAAATTTTTGATTCAACTACTGTCACGTTATCTAGTGAATAAAATTTGGTGAACACATTTGGGGCTCCTaatagtatttttcttttcttgttctcTCTACTTTTggtgagagaagagaaaattaaCCTTTTCATTAGCTTTTTTAGACCTAGCTAGCCTGTACAATTTTGGATGCCTTCATATCACTTGATATAAAATATGACTGTATAATGCCCCCAGGTAACCATGATTTTACTTGAAGTTCTTCGATTATACCCAGCAGTTGTTGTGCTTGCTCGAGCCATTCACAAGAACACACAGCTTGGAAAGTTGTCATTACCAGCTGGAGTGGAAGTCTCCTTAAACACACTACTTGTTCACCATGACAAAGAATTCTGGGGTGAGGATGCAAACGAGTTCAAGCCAGAGAGGTTTTCATCAGGAGTTTCAAAGGcaacaaagaacaaatttgCCTACTTCCCTTTCGGAGGGGGTCCAAGGATTTGCATTGGACAAAACTTTGCTATGGTGGAAGCTAAATTGGCCTTGGCCTTGATTTTACAACACTTTGCCTTTGAGCTTTCTCCATCCTACGCTCATGCTCCTTCTGCAAGTATAACCCTTCAACCTCAATTTGGTGCTCGTATCATTTTACATAAACGTTGACTTGTCTGACTGATAGGAAAAACTAAGGAATCAAATAAAGATAGCCGTAGTTCTAGTTGTTTGACTCTAATTTTTAtgcaatattgatattttattgtaattttttaaatcCTATATATTTCCATTCCATCAGTCAATCTACTCTTGCAAGTGATCAACAAATCCAAGTCATCTATACAAATGATCCACACACCAAAGCCATCTCAGCATTAGAATGAGGACAGCAAACAAGTTAATAAATTTGCAAAATGAATTACGAATAAATTATTAACAAAAGGAAATATCAACAGTATGTGAAATGCGAATGTTAATCGGATTGGTCTTAGATTTTTTGGTATGCTCAAAAGTGGTCTTAGGTTCAAGTCCGTACGCGTGTGCGAGagtttctctcttctcccttcTTGACTTAAACCTAAAACAAGAATACTATGCTGCGAGTAGGAGTAGCTATCAATATACATTTATATTCACCAGAGCAAAAATATCGAGtcttatataaatatttgttgTCTCCAATCTAAAGATTATCAGgataaataatattaagaTTCCAACAttgttctataaaaaaattttatatttcttgtcAGGTTTTGAATGGATGATAAGTgaccatattcatattcatattctAATCACAATGGGGAGCTCGagtctttatttattttgttcatgtaataaattaatatatatgatAGTGATGTGGCACTGGCAGGCATGATTCcatccattttctttttaagggTCTTTAGACTGCATACTCTTTTtctcacacaaaaaaaaatggaaatctCAGTGAGCTCCATGGTTCTGGCCATTCTTTGTGTGGGTTTAATTACATTGGGGTGGAAAGTAGTCAACTGGGTTTGGTTGAAGCCAAAGAAGCTAGAAATTACCTGAGGCAGCAAGGTCTTTCTGGTAATTCCTACAGGCTCTTGATTGGGGACTTGACTGAAAACTCCAGGATGACCAAAGAGGCACTCTCAAAACCCATGGAGTTCTCTCATGACATTGTGCCCTATGTGCTCCCTTTGCTCCAAGAAACCTTCAACAAATATGgtacttttttttcattttcttttctctcctaATGCATGTTTTTATTGCCTTCTCTGTAATTATCTGATTTCTTGGATGCTGTTGGTAATTTTATGGATCCTGTTGATGGAGAACACTTATCAATCGTTTGCTATATATGATCAATCTGCAACAAATGTCTCCCTTTTTATGGATGGGGACTTTTTTGACTTTTGATTTTGTACAAgcgatattctactttaatttaatctaaattaGGGGAAGAGAAATTCGAACTCAGGTGCAAAGTGAAGAGCACATCTGCTTTAGCCAATTTGGCTAAGGCCATGTCTGCAGAGGACTTTTTTGTAGAAAGACTACAATGAGGGGGTATGGTTGAGGGACTTAAGGGGTTCAATCCAACCATTAAACTTCAACATTTTCAACCTACAcatgattggattggatcctCACTTAAACCCCTCACCCAATTCCCCTTATTGTAGCAGCTCCCACTTTTTTGACTTTGAAATCTAATAGTTAGACGACAGATGATTTTACTTGGACCATAAAATTGCAGGGAGAAAGTCTTTCTTGTTAGGCTTAGCCCAGAGCACCCACAAATTCATTAAGTACACCCAACATGCGTATTCAAACCAGAAACATCTTTGTTCCTGGAAAAAAATCAAGCTCTCGTTGTTCTGATCAAATTCTTGGGTCCCAAAAATTGCAGGGAAAATGTCTTTCATTTGGCTAGGCCCAGTTCCTAGTGTGGTCATCTTTGACGCGGAATTAATGAGAGA of Prunus dulcis chromosome 4, ALMONDv2, whole genome shotgun sequence contains these proteins:
- the LOC117624076 gene encoding cytochrome P450 CYP72A219-like, which encodes MEVSVAASVALRVVWVSVIITSAWRVLNWVWLRPKKLERCLRQQGLAGNSYRLLIGDTKESSMMLKEAKSKPMDLSHDLAPRVLPFVHQSMNTYGKNSFIWIGPTPRVNISNPEDVKDIFAKYEDFQKPVKNPLVKLLATGLANYEGEKWAKHRKIINPAFHSEKLKRMLPAFHQSCSELIEEWESLASKEGSCELDVWHYLQNLTADVISRTAFGSSYEEGRKIFQLLKDQAQLTIKAIQSVYIPGWRFLPTRMNKRMKEIDKEIKGSLMGIINKREEAIRVGEATKDDLLGILMDSNLKEIRENGNTKNVGMSIEDVIEECKLFYFAGQETTSVLLVWTLVLLSQNQDWQSRARDEVLQVFGSNKPDFDGLSHLKVVTMILLEVLRLYPAVVVLARAIHKNTQLGKLSLPAGVEVSLNTLLVHHDKEFWGEDANEFKPERFSSGVSKATKNKFAYFPFGGGPRICIGQNFAMVEAKLALALILQHFAFELSPSYAHAPSASITLQPQFGARIILHKR